The Corallococcus exiguus genome segment AAAGGGCCGTCACGCGTGGAGCCCCATGAGCGAGAATTCCGACAACCCCGAGACCCGCAACCCGCCGCCCCCACCCGCGGCCGCCCGTCCTCCCCCGCCCCCCGAGGCGGACGATGACGGCGGTGACGACGAGGGCGACGAGGGCCCCGACGACGGTGAGGCCTCCGCGGGTGGCGCTGGCCAGAACGGCGCCCCCGGAGCCGCTGGCCAGGGCGGCCGCCGCCGCCGTCGCCGCCGCCGCCGTCGTGGCGCGCAGGTGCACTTCACCCCGGAAGGCCAAGCCTACCGCATGCAGGCGGGCCCGGACGGCCAGCAGGTGCAGGTCTTCCTGACGCCTCAGGAACTGGAGCAGTACCGCCAGCGCCAGGCGCAGCAGCAACAGCAGCCGCCCCAGGGCGGCGGCCAGCCGCAGGGCCAGGAGAGCCGCCCGCAGGACGGCGGCCAGCCGCAACCGCCACCGCAGCGGCACGAGCACCCGCGCCATCAGCAACAGCCGCGCGGCGGCGGGCACGCCCAGGGCGCGCCGCAGCAGAACCTGGCGCCCGTGGAGGGCGTGCTGGACACGGAGTCCAAGGGCCCCAACGCGTTCCTGCGTCAGGTGAAGCGCAACCTGCTGGCGTCGCCGGACGACCCGGAGATGCCGAAGAACCTGGTGCAGAAGCTGCGCCTGCGGCAGGGCCAGTACCTCACCGCGTTCGCGCAGATGCGCGGCCACAAGGGCGTCATCCAGAAGGTGGACACGGTGGACGGCCGCCCGCTGGAGGGCGCGCCCCGGCTGCCGCACTTCGCGGACCTCACCTCCGTGGACCCCACCGAGCGGCTGAAGCTGGAGAACGGCCACAAGGAGATGGTCACGCGCGTGTTGGACCTCATCGCGCCCATCGGCAAGGGTCAGCGCGCGCTCATCGTCGCCCCGCCCAAGACGGGCAAGACGATCATGCTCCAGCGCATCGCGCAGGCCGTCATCCAGAACCACCCGGAGTGCCACGTCATGGTGGTGCTCATCGACGAGCGCCCGGAAGAAGTGACGGACATGCGCCGGAGCATCAAGGCGGAGGTCATCGCCTCCAGCTCCGACCGGCCCACGGGTGACCACCTCAAGGTCGCGGAGCTCGCGCTGGAGCGCGCCCGCCGGCTGGTGGAATCCGGCAAGGACGTGGTCATCCTCCTGGACTCCATCACCCGCCTGGCGCGCGCCTACAACAAGGAAGTGGACAGCTCCGGCCGCACCATGACGGGCGGCGTGGACAGCCGCGCCCTGGAGCGCCCCAAGCGCATCTTCGGCGCCGCGCGCGCCACGGAGGAGGCGGGCTCGCTCACCATCATCGGCACGGCGCTCATCGACACCGGCAGCCGCATGGACGAGGTGATTTTCGAGGAGTTCAAGGGCACGGGTAACTCCGAGGTCACCCTGGACCGCCTGCTCGCGGAGAAGCGCATCTTCCCGGCCATCAACATCCCCCAGTCCGGCACGCGCAAGGAGGAGAAGCTCTTCACCCTGCGCGAATACGAGAAGGTGAAGAAGCTGCGGCAGATGCTCTTCTCCGTGAAGCCGGTGGAGGCCATGGAGGCGCTCGTCAAACGCCTGGGCCGGTACACCTACAACGACGAGTTCTTCGACGAG includes the following:
- the rho gene encoding transcription termination factor Rho yields the protein MSENSDNPETRNPPPPPAAARPPPPPEADDDGGDDEGDEGPDDGEASAGGAGQNGAPGAAGQGGRRRRRRRRRRGAQVHFTPEGQAYRMQAGPDGQQVQVFLTPQELEQYRQRQAQQQQQPPQGGGQPQGQESRPQDGGQPQPPPQRHEHPRHQQQPRGGGHAQGAPQQNLAPVEGVLDTESKGPNAFLRQVKRNLLASPDDPEMPKNLVQKLRLRQGQYLTAFAQMRGHKGVIQKVDTVDGRPLEGAPRLPHFADLTSVDPTERLKLENGHKEMVTRVLDLIAPIGKGQRALIVAPPKTGKTIMLQRIAQAVIQNHPECHVMVVLIDERPEEVTDMRRSIKAEVIASSSDRPTGDHLKVAELALERARRLVESGKDVVILLDSITRLARAYNKEVDSSGRTMTGGVDSRALERPKRIFGAARATEEAGSLTIIGTALIDTGSRMDEVIFEEFKGTGNSEVTLDRLLAEKRIFPAINIPQSGTRKEEKLFTLREYEKVKKLRQMLFSVKPVEAMEALVKRLGRYTYNDEFFDEM